In one window of Posidoniimonas corsicana DNA:
- a CDS encoding BadF/BadG/BcrA/BcrD ATPase family protein, with translation MTERSPLLLGVDAGGTKSRALAATAGPGGRFCMHGVGEAGPGNPMSHGLDRAADSIVSAIRAALSAAGAQQPEPAMAVVAAAGAANDTLRRALQQALDAANVAATCRVVPDYEPFFSLAAPPVVGVIAGTGSVAFARGAGTDVVRVGGWGYLLGDEGSGYAIGREALRAALAELELGRSLSPMAQACLAALQASDRAGLLAAVYKSDDQRGRIAGVARRIVELARTDQQAAALLQAEAVRLAGVVHQAVTAAGLGAGRYSLSVGGGILVGSAEFRATLIESLSDRQSGPAEVVVVRDPAVGCLAAAHGLLG, from the coding sequence GTGACCGAACGCTCGCCATTGCTGCTGGGAGTCGATGCGGGCGGGACCAAGTCGCGCGCCCTGGCCGCCACGGCGGGTCCCGGGGGACGGTTCTGTATGCACGGCGTTGGCGAGGCCGGGCCGGGCAACCCAATGAGCCACGGGCTGGATCGCGCGGCCGACTCGATCGTGTCGGCTATCCGAGCCGCGCTGTCTGCCGCGGGCGCCCAGCAGCCAGAGCCTGCGATGGCGGTGGTGGCCGCCGCCGGCGCGGCCAACGACACCCTGCGGCGCGCCCTGCAGCAGGCGCTCGACGCGGCCAACGTTGCAGCGACCTGCCGGGTGGTGCCGGACTACGAGCCCTTCTTCTCGCTGGCCGCGCCGCCGGTGGTGGGCGTCATTGCGGGCACCGGGTCGGTTGCCTTCGCCCGCGGCGCGGGCACCGACGTTGTGCGGGTCGGCGGCTGGGGGTACTTGCTGGGCGACGAGGGGAGCGGCTACGCCATCGGCCGCGAGGCGCTGCGCGCCGCCCTGGCGGAGCTGGAGCTCGGCAGATCCCTGTCGCCCATGGCGCAGGCCTGCCTCGCGGCGCTGCAGGCGTCCGACAGGGCGGGCCTGCTCGCGGCGGTCTACAAGTCGGACGACCAGCGCGGCCGCATCGCGGGCGTGGCGCGGCGGATTGTGGAGCTCGCGCGCACCGACCAACAGGCCGCGGCGCTGCTGCAGGCCGAAGCTGTTCGGCTGGCCGGGGTGGTGCACCAGGCGGTCACCGCCGCGGGGTTAGGGGCCGGGCGGTACTCGCTCAGCGTCGGGGGCGGGATCCTGGTCGGCAGCGCCGAATTCCGGGCAACGCTCATCGAGTCGCTGAGCGACCGACAGTCGGGCCCTGCCGAGGTGGTGGTGGTGCGCGATCCTGCCGTCGGTTGCCTCGCCGCGGCGCACGGCCTGCTGGGCTAG
- a CDS encoding sodium:solute symporter family transporter, translated as MPHTTIPLLDWLIIVCYLAGSTAIGLFASKAPKSAEGYLVGGRHLSWWMLLLSIVATETSTVTFLSLPAKSFLDGGNLTFLQLTFGYITGRLLLTWLVLPIFFSGSYLTAYEVLQNTFGKNVRSFVSLLFLVMRNSADGLRLLLTGLLIGEATGFDFNVCVLVLAVCTAIYAGVGGVASVVINDCLQFAMYMIGAAVVMTMLLTDAPGGSGEVWRFAGETGRLRLFDFDPSIFTSSITFWSGLIGGATLTMASHGADHMMVQRYLCARSQRQAGWAVGLSGPVVALQFTLFLMIGIGLAYWQSAGALGYDVTRGDQALIGFVVHKLGVGLRGLVIAAVLAASMSTLSSSLNASAGVLVSDLGKRFLPDMTDRGMLFGAKVATFVFAAVQAGVAIGAYYSLAPDSAVIDAVLGIAGFSTGIVLGVFLLGAVLGRASEAAGMIGITLGLACCCYAKFGINVSWPWFSLIGASVTFVVGYLVAQATPPEPEPS; from the coding sequence TTGCCTCACACCACGATCCCGCTGCTCGACTGGCTGATTATCGTCTGCTACCTGGCTGGCAGCACGGCCATTGGTCTGTTCGCTTCCAAGGCGCCCAAGTCGGCCGAGGGATACCTGGTGGGCGGGCGTCACCTCAGCTGGTGGATGCTGCTGCTGTCGATCGTCGCCACCGAGACCAGCACGGTCACCTTCCTGAGCCTGCCCGCCAAGTCGTTCCTCGACGGGGGCAACCTGACCTTCCTGCAGCTCACCTTCGGTTACATCACGGGGCGGCTGCTGCTGACCTGGCTGGTGCTGCCGATCTTCTTCTCCGGCTCGTACCTCACGGCGTACGAGGTGCTGCAGAACACGTTCGGCAAGAACGTCCGCAGCTTCGTGTCGTTGCTGTTCCTGGTGATGCGGAACTCGGCCGACGGTCTGAGGCTGCTGCTGACCGGGCTGCTGATCGGCGAGGCGACCGGTTTCGACTTCAACGTGTGCGTGCTCGTGCTGGCGGTCTGCACCGCGATCTACGCCGGCGTGGGCGGGGTGGCGTCGGTGGTGATCAACGACTGCCTGCAGTTCGCGATGTACATGATCGGCGCGGCGGTCGTGATGACCATGCTGCTGACCGACGCGCCGGGCGGCTCGGGCGAGGTGTGGCGTTTCGCGGGCGAGACCGGCCGGCTTCGTCTGTTTGATTTTGACCCGTCGATCTTCACGTCATCCATCACCTTCTGGTCGGGGCTGATCGGCGGGGCGACCCTGACGATGGCGTCGCACGGCGCGGACCACATGATGGTGCAGCGGTACCTGTGCGCGCGGTCGCAGCGTCAGGCCGGGTGGGCGGTGGGCCTGAGCGGCCCGGTGGTCGCGTTGCAGTTCACGCTGTTCTTGATGATCGGCATCGGGCTGGCCTACTGGCAATCGGCCGGCGCCCTGGGGTACGACGTCACCCGCGGCGACCAGGCGTTGATCGGGTTCGTGGTGCACAAGCTGGGCGTCGGGCTGCGGGGCCTGGTGATTGCGGCCGTGCTGGCGGCTTCGATGTCGACGCTCTCCAGCTCGCTGAACGCGTCGGCCGGCGTGCTGGTCAGCGACCTCGGCAAGCGGTTCCTGCCCGACATGACCGACCGCGGGATGCTCTTCGGCGCGAAGGTCGCGACCTTCGTGTTCGCCGCCGTGCAGGCCGGTGTGGCCATTGGCGCCTACTACAGCCTGGCCCCCGACAGCGCCGTGATCGATGCGGTGCTGGGCATCGCCGGGTTCTCCACCGGGATCGTACTAGGCGTCTTCCTGCTGGGCGCGGTGCTCGGCCGGGCCAGCGAGGCCGCCGGCATGATTGGCATCACCCTCGGCCTGGCGTGCTGTTGCTACGCAAAGTTTGGGATCAACGTCAGCTGGCCCTGGTTTTCGTTGATCGGCGCCTCGGTCACATTTGTTGTCGGGTACTTGGTCGCCCAGGCGACCCCACCAGAGCCGGAACCATCATGA
- the ggt gene encoding gamma-glutamyltransferase — protein MSKTRQTFWPLLAAAALLAPSEAVAAPEERTVAVATVNPLATDAALEIYRQGGNAVDAAITAALTLGVVDGHNSGIGGGCLILVRTPEGEFLAIDGRETAPAAANRDMYLRDGQARPDLSQTGPLASGTPGAVAAYALLSEKLGALPFADLLAPGAQLAEDGFVVSRSLASALRSKARTLRRFPASARELLGDDGHAPAAGDTVTRPDLGRTYRKIASEGPDWFYRGGFAQATDKWMRENGGIMTASDLAGYEAKLRNPIRSEYRGREIVGFPPPSSGGVHVAQMLNMLEGYELDQLFAEDPAQAKHLVAEVMKLAFADRAYWLGDSDFVDVPRRLASKEYARQLAAKISLDHATDVPAHGEPAQWRQDLFGRHTTHIAAADSDGYWVAITATVNTSFGSKVVIPGTGVVMNNEMDDFAIHPGTPNAFGLVGAENNSVAAGKRPLSSMSPTIVLDERGEPLLTVGAAGGPKIITQVLWAIVNTVDRGMSPNKAIAAPRVHHQWRPDVVSYETATPDEEVARLKAFGHRVAPLGSGGRAQLIARDPENGFVAVYDPRIKGKATVENLPATPAEATPLEPAAAN, from the coding sequence ATGAGCAAGACAAGACAGACCTTCTGGCCACTGCTTGCGGCCGCCGCCCTGCTCGCCCCAAGCGAAGCCGTCGCGGCGCCAGAAGAGCGCACGGTCGCTGTTGCCACCGTCAACCCGCTGGCCACCGACGCGGCGCTGGAGATCTACCGCCAGGGCGGCAACGCGGTGGACGCCGCCATCACCGCCGCGCTGACGCTGGGTGTGGTCGACGGCCACAACTCGGGTATCGGCGGCGGCTGCCTGATCCTGGTGCGGACCCCAGAGGGCGAGTTCCTGGCGATCGACGGACGCGAGACCGCGCCCGCGGCCGCCAACCGCGACATGTACCTGCGGGACGGCCAGGCGCGTCCCGACCTCAGTCAAACCGGCCCGCTGGCCTCCGGCACGCCGGGCGCCGTGGCCGCCTATGCGCTGCTTTCAGAGAAGCTCGGCGCGTTGCCGTTCGCCGACCTGCTGGCGCCGGGCGCGCAGCTCGCCGAAGACGGGTTTGTCGTGTCGCGCAGCCTGGCGTCGGCGCTACGCAGCAAGGCGCGAACGCTCCGCCGCTTCCCGGCCTCGGCCAGGGAATTGCTGGGCGACGACGGCCATGCCCCCGCCGCGGGCGACACCGTGACCCGCCCCGACCTGGGCCGCACCTACCGCAAGATCGCCTCCGAAGGGCCTGACTGGTTCTACCGCGGCGGGTTCGCCCAGGCGACTGACAAGTGGATGCGCGAGAACGGCGGCATCATGACCGCGAGCGACCTGGCCGGCTACGAAGCCAAGCTCCGCAACCCGATCCGCAGCGAGTACCGCGGCCGCGAGATCGTGGGTTTTCCGCCGCCGAGCTCCGGCGGGGTGCACGTGGCGCAGATGCTGAACATGCTCGAGGGCTATGAACTCGACCAGCTGTTCGCAGAGGACCCCGCCCAGGCGAAGCACCTGGTCGCCGAGGTGATGAAGCTGGCGTTCGCCGACCGCGCGTACTGGCTAGGCGACTCCGACTTTGTCGACGTGCCCCGCCGGCTGGCGTCGAAGGAGTACGCCCGGCAGCTAGCGGCCAAGATCTCGCTCGACCACGCGACCGATGTCCCGGCCCACGGCGAGCCGGCCCAGTGGCGGCAGGACCTGTTCGGGCGGCACACCACGCACATCGCCGCCGCCGACTCCGACGGCTACTGGGTTGCGATCACTGCAACCGTGAACACGTCATTCGGATCGAAGGTAGTGATCCCCGGCACGGGCGTGGTGATGAACAACGAGATGGACGACTTCGCCATCCACCCGGGCACGCCCAACGCCTTTGGCCTGGTCGGCGCCGAGAACAACTCGGTAGCCGCCGGCAAGCGTCCGCTCTCTTCGATGAGCCCCACCATCGTGCTGGACGAGCGCGGCGAGCCGCTGCTGACAGTCGGCGCCGCCGGCGGGCCGAAGATCATCACCCAGGTGCTGTGGGCGATTGTGAACACGGTCGACCGAGGCATGTCGCCCAACAAGGCAATCGCCGCCCCCCGCGTGCACCACCAGTGGCGGCCTGACGTTGTGAGCTACGAGACTGCCACGCCCGACGAAGAGGTTGCAAGACTCAAAGCGTTCGGACACCGGGTGGCGCCGCTCGGATCAGGCGGCCGCGCCCAGCTTATCGCCCGGGACCCGGAGAACGGGTTCGTGGCGGTCTACGACCCCCGCATCAAGGGCAAGGCGACCGTCGAGAACCTGCCCGCGACCCCGGCAGAGGCCACTCCCCTAGAACCCGCCGCAGCGAACTAG